The following proteins are encoded in a genomic region of Nocardioides sp. cx-173:
- the ureG gene encoding urease accessory protein UreG yields MPEHTHPSRPLRLGVCGPVGTGKSSLIALLCRELSDRLSLAVVTNDIYTDEDARFLRSAGVLAADRIRAVETGACPHTAIRDDISANLMMVEELEQTYPDLDVVLLESGGDNLTATFSPALVDAQVFVLDVAGGGDVARKGGPGIERADLLVVNKTDLAPYVGVDVARMLTEAAAARSGRPVIGLSRTDPASVESLVAWLDRVRERHTSGVLVPSDPGPMARHVHAHEH; encoded by the coding sequence GTGCCTGAGCACACCCACCCGAGCCGTCCGCTGCGCCTGGGGGTCTGCGGACCCGTCGGCACCGGCAAGAGCTCCCTGATCGCGCTGCTGTGCCGAGAGCTGTCGGACCGGCTCAGCCTCGCCGTCGTCACCAACGACATCTACACCGACGAGGACGCCCGCTTCCTGCGCTCGGCCGGGGTGCTGGCGGCCGACCGGATCCGCGCCGTCGAGACCGGAGCCTGCCCGCACACGGCGATCCGGGACGACATCAGTGCCAACCTGATGATGGTCGAGGAGCTCGAGCAGACCTACCCCGACCTCGACGTCGTGCTCCTGGAGTCGGGTGGCGACAACCTCACCGCGACCTTCTCCCCCGCCCTGGTCGATGCCCAGGTGTTCGTGCTCGACGTGGCCGGCGGCGGCGACGTGGCCCGCAAGGGCGGCCCCGGCATCGAGCGGGCCGACCTGCTCGTGGTCAACAAGACCGACCTGGCGCCGTACGTCGGGGTGGACGTAGCCCGGATGCTCACCGAGGCCGCGGCGGCCCGGAGCGGTCGCCCGGTCATCGGCCTCTCGCGGACCGACCCGGCCAGCGTCGAGTCCCTGGTGGCGTGGCTGGACCGGGTGCGCGAGCGCCACACGTCGGGAGTGCTGGTGCCGAGCGACCCCGGACCGATGGCGCGGCACGTGCATGCTCACGAGCACTGA
- a CDS encoding urease accessory protein UreD gives MLTSTERGARTRVRVSPSPDGARCRVRTEVTLSDPSATSLRPVLVHHDARQALVSLVPEGALLLAGDAISLEVSVDAGARLDLVEPGGTVAFDMRGGSASWSVLVTLGPGAVLTWAGEPFVVAAGADVDRTTVLRLADGARLALRETLVLGRHREAPGSIRQRTDVTVAGRPVLVEDLPLNPAAAAGLLGGRRVVSSVLSVGPPPAVAGVTEYRFDLDAGGTLWRRLGAQAHEAELGAAWAAAHASAVGQ, from the coding sequence ATGCTCACGAGCACTGAGCGCGGCGCCCGCACCCGGGTGCGGGTCAGCCCGTCCCCCGACGGCGCGCGCTGCCGGGTGCGCACGGAGGTGACCCTCTCGGACCCCAGCGCGACCTCGCTGCGCCCGGTGCTCGTGCACCACGACGCCCGGCAGGCGCTGGTCTCGCTGGTGCCGGAGGGCGCCCTGCTCCTCGCCGGCGACGCGATCTCGCTCGAGGTCAGCGTCGACGCGGGCGCCCGGCTGGACCTGGTCGAGCCCGGCGGGACGGTGGCCTTCGACATGCGCGGCGGCAGCGCCTCCTGGTCGGTGCTGGTGACGCTGGGACCGGGGGCGGTGCTGACCTGGGCCGGGGAGCCGTTCGTCGTGGCCGCCGGCGCCGACGTGGACCGGACGACGGTCCTGCGCCTGGCCGACGGCGCCCGACTGGCCCTGCGGGAGACCCTGGTGCTCGGCCGCCACCGCGAGGCGCCCGGCTCTATCCGGCAGCGGACCGACGTCACGGTGGCCGGCCGGCCGGTCCTCGTGGAGGACCTGCCGCTGAACCCGGCCGCGGCGGCGGGGCTGCTGGGCGGGCGCCGGGTCGTCTCCTCGGTGCTGTCGGTGGGGCCGCCACCGGCCGTCGCCGGTGTGACGGAGTACCGCTTCGACCTGGACGCCGGCGGCACCCTGTGGCGGCGGCTGGGTGCGCAGGCCCACGAGGCGGAGCTGGGGGCGGCCTGGGCCGCGGCGCACGCGAGCGCGGTGGGCCAGTGA